One window from the genome of Musa acuminata AAA Group cultivar baxijiao chromosome BXJ1-4, Cavendish_Baxijiao_AAA, whole genome shotgun sequence encodes:
- the LOC103980992 gene encoding serine/arginine-rich splicing factor RSZ21A isoform X2 — protein sequence MARLYVGNLDPRTTARELEDEFRVFGVLRSVWVARKPPGFAFIDFDDRRDAQDAIRDLDGKHGWRVELSHNSSSSRGRDRHGGSDMKCYECGEPGHFARECRLRIGPGGLGSGRRRSRSRSRSPRYRRSPSYGRRSHSPRGRSPRQRSPSPRRRSYSRSPSNDNRRSESPHTNGYRRSRS from the exons ATGGCTCGTCTCTATGTTGGCAATTTGGACCCCCGAACTACTGCCCGGGAACTTGAAGATGAGTTTCGAGTATTTGGGGTTCTGCGAAG TGTGTGGGTTGCTAGAAAACCTCCGGGCTTTGCTttcattgattttgatgatcGGAGAGATGCTCAGGATGCAATTCGTGATCTGGATG GCAAGCATGGATGGAGAGTTGAGTTGTCCCATAACTCTAGCAGCAGCCGTGGTCGTGACCGTCATGGAGGTTCAGATATGAAGTGCTATGAATGTGGAGAGCCTGGTCATTTTGCTCGTGAATGCCGTTTGCGAATTGGTCCCGGAGGATTAGGAAGTGGAAGGCGCCGGAGCCGAAGCAGAAGTAGAAGTCCCAGATATCGCCGAAGTCCAAGCTATGGTCGAAG AAGTCATAGTCCTCGTGGCCGTTCTCCAAGACAGCGCAGTCCGTCACCTCGTAGGCGCAGTTATAGCAGGTCACCTTCTAATGACAATCGTCGTTCTGAATCACCACATACTAATGG ATACAGGCGTAGCAGGAGCTGA
- the LOC103980992 gene encoding serine/arginine-rich splicing factor RSZ21A isoform X1 — MARLYVGNLDPRTTARELEDEFRVFGVLRREFEVKSAITVSVWVARKPPGFAFIDFDDRRDAQDAIRDLDGKHGWRVELSHNSSSSRGRDRHGGSDMKCYECGEPGHFARECRLRIGPGGLGSGRRRSRSRSRSPRYRRSPSYGRRSHSPRGRSPRQRSPSPRRRSYSRSPSNDNRRSESPHTNGYRRSRS, encoded by the exons ATGGCTCGTCTCTATGTTGGCAATTTGGACCCCCGAACTACTGCCCGGGAACTTGAAGATGAGTTTCGAGTATTTGGGGTTCTGCGAAG GGAATTTGAAGTCAAGTCAGCTATTACTGTAAG TGTGTGGGTTGCTAGAAAACCTCCGGGCTTTGCTttcattgattttgatgatcGGAGAGATGCTCAGGATGCAATTCGTGATCTGGATG GCAAGCATGGATGGAGAGTTGAGTTGTCCCATAACTCTAGCAGCAGCCGTGGTCGTGACCGTCATGGAGGTTCAGATATGAAGTGCTATGAATGTGGAGAGCCTGGTCATTTTGCTCGTGAATGCCGTTTGCGAATTGGTCCCGGAGGATTAGGAAGTGGAAGGCGCCGGAGCCGAAGCAGAAGTAGAAGTCCCAGATATCGCCGAAGTCCAAGCTATGGTCGAAG AAGTCATAGTCCTCGTGGCCGTTCTCCAAGACAGCGCAGTCCGTCACCTCGTAGGCGCAGTTATAGCAGGTCACCTTCTAATGACAATCGTCGTTCTGAATCACCACATACTAATGG ATACAGGCGTAGCAGGAGCTGA